The Phycisphaerae bacterium RAS1 genome includes a region encoding these proteins:
- the iscR_3 gene encoding HTH-type transcriptional regulator IscR, which produces MLSQAVGYAACALGRVAAASGSPVLIKDIAVDCDIPAAYLAKIVNTLARRGILLTQRGVGGGVTLARPAAGITLYDLCIALDDAIVQTRCMLNTAPCSDERACPAHEFWKAHRLHQIEFLSRTSIADIAAFEARRRWKHLDPATR; this is translated from the coding sequence ATGCTCAGCCAGGCCGTCGGATACGCCGCATGTGCCCTCGGGCGAGTCGCCGCCGCCAGCGGCAGCCCGGTGCTCATTAAAGACATCGCCGTCGATTGCGACATCCCGGCGGCGTATCTCGCCAAGATCGTCAATACGCTCGCCCGCAGGGGGATTCTCCTGACCCAACGCGGCGTCGGCGGCGGCGTCACGCTCGCGCGTCCCGCGGCCGGCATCACGCTCTACGACCTGTGCATCGCGCTGGACGACGCGATTGTCCAGACGCGCTGCATGCTCAACACCGCGCCCTGCTCTGACGAACGCGCCTGCCCGGCGCATGAATTCTGGAAGGCCCACCGGCTGCACCAGATCGAATTCCTGAGCCGCACCTCCATCGCCGACATCGCCGCGTTCGAGGCCCGGCGGCGCTGGAAACACCTCGACCCGGCGACGCGCTGA